In one Vanacampus margaritifer isolate UIUO_Vmar chromosome 11, RoL_Vmar_1.0, whole genome shotgun sequence genomic region, the following are encoded:
- the sf3b1 gene encoding splicing factor 3B subunit 1 isoform X1 has translation MAKIAKTHDDIEAQILEIQGMKANLVEEGDEQGVGLVSTGFYDQEIYGGSDSRFAGYVTSIAANEQEEDDEEETATSLLGQKKQGYHAPVAILNAIPQSDEQYDPFAEHRPQKIAEREDEYKARRMQMIISPERLDPFADGGKTPDPKLQVRSYVDVMREQNLSKEEREIRLQLAEKAKSGDLKAVNGSAASQAAAAAAAAAAAAAKRKRRWDQTADQTPTNSTPKKMSSWDQADANADTPGHTPAHTPSNSRWDETPGRPKGSETPGATPSSRMWDPTPSHTPAGAATPGRDTPGHATPGHGGATGSVRKNRWDETPKTERETPGHGSGWAETPRTDRGDESVGETPTPGASKRKSRWDETPASQMGSSTPLLTPGKTPIGTPAMNMATPTPGHLMSMTPEQLQAWRWEREIDERNRPLTDDELDAMFPEGYKVLPPPAGYVPIRTPARKLSATPTPIGGMTGFHMQIEDRTTKQMNDQPSGNLPFLKPDDIQYFDKLLVEVDESTLSPEEQKERKIMKLLLKIKNGTPPMRKAALRQITDKAREFGAGPLFNQILPLLMSPTLEDQERHLLVKVIDRILYKLDDLVRPYVHKILVVIEPLLIDEDYYARVEGREIISNLAKAAGLATMISTMRPDIDNMDEYVRNTTARAFAVVASALGIPSLLPFLKAVCKSKKSWQARHTGIKIVQQIAILMGCAILPHLRSLVEIIEHGLVDEQQKVRTISALAIAALAEAATPYGIESFDSVLKPLWKGIRQHRGKGLAAFLKAIGYLIPLMDAEYANYYTREVMLILIREFQSPDEEMKKIVLKVVKQCCGTDGVEANYIKTEILPPFFKHFWQHRMALDRRNYRQLVDTTVELANKVGAAEIISRIVDDLKDEAEQYRKMVMETIEKIMGNLGAADIDHKLEEQLIDGILYAFQEQTTEDSVMLNGFGTVVNALGKRVKPYLPQICGTVLWRLNNKSAKVRQQAADLISRTAVVMKTCQEEKLMGHLGVVLYEYLGEEYPEVLGSILGALKAIVNVIGMHKMTPPIKDLLPRLTPILKNRHEKVQENCIDLVGRIADRGAEYVSAREWMRICFELLELLKAHKKAIRRATVNTFGYIAKAIGPHDVLATLLNNLKVQERQNRVCTTVAIAIVAETCSPFTVLPALMNEYRVPELNVQNGVLKSLSFLFEYIGEMGKDYIYAVTPLLEDALMDRDLVHRQTASAVVQHMSLGVYGFGCEDSLNHLLNYVWPNVFETSPHVIQAVMGALEGLRVAIGPCRMLQYCLQGLFHPARKVRDVYWKIYNSIYIGSQDALIAHFPQVDNDEKNMYIRYELEYVL, from the exons ATGGCGAAGATCGCCAAAACACACGAcg ATATTGAGGCCCAGATCCTGGAGATCCAGGGGATGAAGGCCAATCTAGTGGAAGAAGGAGACGAGCAGGGAGTCGGCCTTGTTTCAACGGGATTTTATGACCAGGAAATCTATGGAGGAAGTGACAGCCGTTTTGCCGGCTATGTCACTTCCATTGCTGCCAACGAACAGGAAGAA gaTGATGAAGAGGAAACGGCTACGAGTTTGTTGGGTCAGAAAAAACAAGGGTACCACGCTCCAGTGGCCATTCTTAATGCAATTCCTCAGTCGGATGAACAA tatGATCCGTTCGCGGAGCATCGTCCACAGAAGATCGCGGAGCGGGAGGACGAGTACAAAGCTCGGCGCATGCAGATGATTATCTCGCCGGAGCGCCTCGACCCTTTTGCAGACG GAGGCAAAACGCCAGACCCCAAGCTCCAGGTCAGGTCTTACGTGGACGTCATGAGAGAGCAGAACCTTTCTAAGGAAGag AGAGAGATTCGTCTGCAGCTCGCAGAGAAGGCCAAGTCAGGTGACCTGAAAGCTGTCAATGGGTCCGCTGCCAGccaagctgctgctgctgctgctgctgccgccgccgctgctgctaAACGCAAGCGCCGCTGGGACCAAACTGCTGATCAAACTCCTACAAATTCTACACCCAAAAAGATGTCCAGCTGGGACCAGGCTGACGCCAATGCTGAT ACTCCGGGACACACGCCAGCGCACACACCATCAAACAGCCGATGGGACGAAACCCCCGGTCGGCCCAAGGGCAGCGAGACCCCCGGGGCCACACCCAGTTCACGCATGTGGGACCCAACACCTAGCCACACACCCGCTGGCGCGGCCACACCAGGCAGGGACACACCAGGTCACGCCACACCCGGCCACGGCGGAGCCACGGGTAGCGTCCGCAAGAACCGCTGGGATGAAACACCAAAGACGGAGAGGGAGACCCCCGGACACGGAAGCGGCTGGGCTGAAACCCCGCGAACAGACAGGGGGGATGAGTCTGTGGGGGAGACTCCCACCCCAGGAGCCAGCAAGAGGAAATCTCGTTGGGATGAAACACCCGCAAGTCAGATGGGCTCTTCAACGCCACTGCTGACCCCTGGAAAGACCCCAATTGGAACCCCTGCCATGAACATGGCTACCCCAAcacctg GTCACCTGATGAGCATGACTCCAGAGCAACTGCAGGCATGGAGGTGGGAGCGAGAGATAGACGAGAGAAACCGGCCTCTCACAGACGACGAGCTTGATGCTATGTTTCCTGAAGGATACAAG GTGTTGCCACCACCAGCTGGCTACGTGCCCATCCGCACACCGGCCCGCAAGCTCTCCGCAACGCCTACCCCCATTGGTGGCATGACAGGTTTCCACATGCAAATTGAGGATCGCACCACCAAACAGATGAATGACCAACCCTCTGGAAACCTCCCTTTCCTCAAACCTGATGACATCCAGTATTTTGACAAACTGCTG GTTGAGGTGGATGAGTCCACATTGAGCCCAGAagaacagaaagaaagaaaaataatgaagttgctGTTGAAGATTAAAAATGGAACTCCACCCATGAGGAAG GCGGCCCTGCGTCAGATCACAGACAAAGCTCGTGAGTTTGGAGCAGGACCTTTGTTCAACCAGATCCTACCACTCCTCATGTCCCCGACACTTGAGGACCAAGAGCGTCACTTGCTTGTGAAAGTCATCGACCGTATTCTCTACAAACTTGACGACCTTGTTCGACCTTACGTACACAAG ATCCTGGTGGTGATTGAGCCCTTGCTCATTGATGAGGACTACTATGCCAGAGTAGAAGGCAGAGAGATCATTTCCAACTTGGCAAAG GCGGCTGGCTTGGCAACCATGATCTCCACCATGCGTCCTGACATCGACAACATGGACGAGTATGTGAGAAACACCACTGCCAGGGCCTTCGCAGTGGTGGCGTCCGCCCTCGGTATCCCCTCCCTTCTGCCTTTCCTCAAAGCCGTGTGTAAAAGCAAGAAGTCATGGCAGGCCCGGCACACGGGTATCAAGATCGTGCAGCAGATCGCCATCCTCATGGGCTGCGCCATCTTGCCTCACCTGCGCAGCTTGGTTGAGATCATTGAGCATG GTCTGGTGGATGAGCAGCAGAAAGTGAGGACCATCAGCGCCCTGGCCATTGCTGCGTTGGCTGAAGCAGCTACACCCTATGGTATCGAATCCTTTGACTCGGTGCTCAAGCCTCTTTGGAAGGGTATCAGACAGCACAGAGGAAAG GGTTTGGCTGCCTTCCTCAAAGCTATTGGCTACCTGATCCCCTTGATGGACGCTGAGTATGCCAACTACTACACCCGAGAGGTGATGCTAATCCTCATCAGAGAGTTCCAGTCCCCTGATGAGGAGATGAAAAAGATTGTGCTAAAG GTggtgaagcagtgctgcggcaCTGATGGTGTGGAGGCCAACTACATCAAGACTGAGATCTTGCCCCCCTTCTTCAAGCACTTCTGGCAACACAGGATGGCTTTGGACAGACGCAACTATAGACAG TTGGTGGACACCACAGTCGAGCTGGCCAATAAGGTGGGAGCCGCAGAAATCATTTCCCGCATCGTTGATGACCTGAAAGACGAGGCAGAGCAGTACCGTAAAATGGTGATGGAGACCATCGAGAAGATTATGGGTAATCTTGGCGCCGCTGACATCGACCACAAGCTGGAGGAGCAGTTGATTGACGGCATCCTGTACGCTTTCCAGGAGCAGACCACAGAG GATTCCGTGATGCTGAACGGCTTTGGCACGGTGGTGAACGCCCTCGGAAAACGCGTCAAGCCGTACCTGCCTCAGATCTGCGGTACTGTGCTGTGGCGTCTCAACAACAAGTCGGCCAAAGTGCGTCAGCAGGCCGCTGACCTCATTTCGCGTACTGCCGTGGTCATGAAGACGTGCCAGGAG GAGAAGCTGATGGGTCACTTAGGTGTGGTGCTGTACGAATACCTAGGAGAAGAATACCCTGAAGTGCTGGGCAGCATCCTGGGAGCACTGAAGGCCATTGTAAATGTTATTG GTATGCACAAGATGACGCCCCCCATCAAAGACCTGCTCCCTCGTTTAACTCCCATCTTGAAGAACAGACATGAGAAAGTGCAAGAGAATTGCATCGACCTGGTGGGCAGGATAGCCGACAG GGGTGCTGAGTATGTGTCAGCCAGAGAGTGGATGAGGATTTGTTTTGAGTTGCTGGAGCTGCTCAAGGCTCACAAAAAGGCCATCCGCAGAGCCACTGTCAACACATTTGGCTACATCGCAAAGGCTATTGG CCCACACGACGTCTTGGCCACTTTGCTCAACAACTTGAAAGTGCAGGAGCGTCAGAACCGCGTCTGCACCACGGTGGCCATCGCCATCGTGGCCGAAACGTGTTCGCCCTTCACCGTCCTGCCAGCACTTATGAACGAGTACCGCGTGCCCGAGCTCAACGTGCAGAACGGCGTGCTCAAGTCGCTGTCCTTCCTCTTCGAGTACATTGGCGAGATGGGCAAGGACTACATCTATGCCGTCACGCCTCTCCTGGAGGATGCGCTTATGGACAG AGATCTGGTCCACAGGCAAACTGCCAGCGCCGTGGTCCAGCACATGTCCCTGGGCGTTTACGGTTTTGGTTGCGAGGACTCCCTCAACCACTTGCTCAACTACGTGTGGCCCAACGTGTTCGAGACGTCGCCTCACGTCATCCAAGCTGTCATGGGCGCCCTGGAAGGCTTGAGGGTCGCCATCGGGCCCTGCCGCATGCTGCAGTACTGCTTACAG GGTCTGTTCCACCCAGCACGGAAGGTGCGTGACGTCTACTGGAAGATTTACAACTCCATCTACATCGGCTCCCAGGATGCGCTCATCGCCCACTTCCCTCAAGTGGACAACGATGAGAAGAACATGTACATCCGCTACGAGCTGGAATATGTCTTGTAA
- the sf3b1 gene encoding splicing factor 3B subunit 1 isoform X3, protein MAKIAKTHDDIEAQILEIQGMKANLVEEGDEQGVGLVSTGFYDQEIYGGSDSRFAGYVTSIAANEQEEDDEEETATSLLGQKKQGYHAPVAILNAIPQSDEQYDPFAEHRPQKIAEREDEYKARRMQMIISPERLDPFADAVLLCQSCTALC, encoded by the exons ATGGCGAAGATCGCCAAAACACACGAcg ATATTGAGGCCCAGATCCTGGAGATCCAGGGGATGAAGGCCAATCTAGTGGAAGAAGGAGACGAGCAGGGAGTCGGCCTTGTTTCAACGGGATTTTATGACCAGGAAATCTATGGAGGAAGTGACAGCCGTTTTGCCGGCTATGTCACTTCCATTGCTGCCAACGAACAGGAAGAA gaTGATGAAGAGGAAACGGCTACGAGTTTGTTGGGTCAGAAAAAACAAGGGTACCACGCTCCAGTGGCCATTCTTAATGCAATTCCTCAGTCGGATGAACAA tatGATCCGTTCGCGGAGCATCGTCCACAGAAGATCGCGGAGCGGGAGGACGAGTACAAAGCTCGGCGCATGCAGATGATTATCTCGCCGGAGCGCCTCGACCCTTTTGCAGACG CAGTACTGCTTTGCCAGTCCTGTACTGCACTCTGTTAA
- the sf3b1 gene encoding splicing factor 3B subunit 1 isoform X2, whose product MREQNLSKEEREIRLQLAEKAKSGDLKAVNGSAASQAAAAAAAAAAAAAKRKRRWDQTADQTPTNSTPKKMSSWDQADANADTPGHTPAHTPSNSRWDETPGRPKGSETPGATPSSRMWDPTPSHTPAGAATPGRDTPGHATPGHGGATGSVRKNRWDETPKTERETPGHGSGWAETPRTDRGDESVGETPTPGASKRKSRWDETPASQMGSSTPLLTPGKTPIGTPAMNMATPTPGHLMSMTPEQLQAWRWEREIDERNRPLTDDELDAMFPEGYKVLPPPAGYVPIRTPARKLSATPTPIGGMTGFHMQIEDRTTKQMNDQPSGNLPFLKPDDIQYFDKLLVEVDESTLSPEEQKERKIMKLLLKIKNGTPPMRKAALRQITDKAREFGAGPLFNQILPLLMSPTLEDQERHLLVKVIDRILYKLDDLVRPYVHKILVVIEPLLIDEDYYARVEGREIISNLAKAAGLATMISTMRPDIDNMDEYVRNTTARAFAVVASALGIPSLLPFLKAVCKSKKSWQARHTGIKIVQQIAILMGCAILPHLRSLVEIIEHGLVDEQQKVRTISALAIAALAEAATPYGIESFDSVLKPLWKGIRQHRGKGLAAFLKAIGYLIPLMDAEYANYYTREVMLILIREFQSPDEEMKKIVLKVVKQCCGTDGVEANYIKTEILPPFFKHFWQHRMALDRRNYRQLVDTTVELANKVGAAEIISRIVDDLKDEAEQYRKMVMETIEKIMGNLGAADIDHKLEEQLIDGILYAFQEQTTEDSVMLNGFGTVVNALGKRVKPYLPQICGTVLWRLNNKSAKVRQQAADLISRTAVVMKTCQEEKLMGHLGVVLYEYLGEEYPEVLGSILGALKAIVNVIGMHKMTPPIKDLLPRLTPILKNRHEKVQENCIDLVGRIADRGAEYVSAREWMRICFELLELLKAHKKAIRRATVNTFGYIAKAIGPHDVLATLLNNLKVQERQNRVCTTVAIAIVAETCSPFTVLPALMNEYRVPELNVQNGVLKSLSFLFEYIGEMGKDYIYAVTPLLEDALMDRDLVHRQTASAVVQHMSLGVYGFGCEDSLNHLLNYVWPNVFETSPHVIQAVMGALEGLRVAIGPCRMLQYCLQGLFHPARKVRDVYWKIYNSIYIGSQDALIAHFPQVDNDEKNMYIRYELEYVL is encoded by the exons ATGAGAGAGCAGAACCTTTCTAAGGAAGag AGAGAGATTCGTCTGCAGCTCGCAGAGAAGGCCAAGTCAGGTGACCTGAAAGCTGTCAATGGGTCCGCTGCCAGccaagctgctgctgctgctgctgctgccgccgccgctgctgctaAACGCAAGCGCCGCTGGGACCAAACTGCTGATCAAACTCCTACAAATTCTACACCCAAAAAGATGTCCAGCTGGGACCAGGCTGACGCCAATGCTGAT ACTCCGGGACACACGCCAGCGCACACACCATCAAACAGCCGATGGGACGAAACCCCCGGTCGGCCCAAGGGCAGCGAGACCCCCGGGGCCACACCCAGTTCACGCATGTGGGACCCAACACCTAGCCACACACCCGCTGGCGCGGCCACACCAGGCAGGGACACACCAGGTCACGCCACACCCGGCCACGGCGGAGCCACGGGTAGCGTCCGCAAGAACCGCTGGGATGAAACACCAAAGACGGAGAGGGAGACCCCCGGACACGGAAGCGGCTGGGCTGAAACCCCGCGAACAGACAGGGGGGATGAGTCTGTGGGGGAGACTCCCACCCCAGGAGCCAGCAAGAGGAAATCTCGTTGGGATGAAACACCCGCAAGTCAGATGGGCTCTTCAACGCCACTGCTGACCCCTGGAAAGACCCCAATTGGAACCCCTGCCATGAACATGGCTACCCCAAcacctg GTCACCTGATGAGCATGACTCCAGAGCAACTGCAGGCATGGAGGTGGGAGCGAGAGATAGACGAGAGAAACCGGCCTCTCACAGACGACGAGCTTGATGCTATGTTTCCTGAAGGATACAAG GTGTTGCCACCACCAGCTGGCTACGTGCCCATCCGCACACCGGCCCGCAAGCTCTCCGCAACGCCTACCCCCATTGGTGGCATGACAGGTTTCCACATGCAAATTGAGGATCGCACCACCAAACAGATGAATGACCAACCCTCTGGAAACCTCCCTTTCCTCAAACCTGATGACATCCAGTATTTTGACAAACTGCTG GTTGAGGTGGATGAGTCCACATTGAGCCCAGAagaacagaaagaaagaaaaataatgaagttgctGTTGAAGATTAAAAATGGAACTCCACCCATGAGGAAG GCGGCCCTGCGTCAGATCACAGACAAAGCTCGTGAGTTTGGAGCAGGACCTTTGTTCAACCAGATCCTACCACTCCTCATGTCCCCGACACTTGAGGACCAAGAGCGTCACTTGCTTGTGAAAGTCATCGACCGTATTCTCTACAAACTTGACGACCTTGTTCGACCTTACGTACACAAG ATCCTGGTGGTGATTGAGCCCTTGCTCATTGATGAGGACTACTATGCCAGAGTAGAAGGCAGAGAGATCATTTCCAACTTGGCAAAG GCGGCTGGCTTGGCAACCATGATCTCCACCATGCGTCCTGACATCGACAACATGGACGAGTATGTGAGAAACACCACTGCCAGGGCCTTCGCAGTGGTGGCGTCCGCCCTCGGTATCCCCTCCCTTCTGCCTTTCCTCAAAGCCGTGTGTAAAAGCAAGAAGTCATGGCAGGCCCGGCACACGGGTATCAAGATCGTGCAGCAGATCGCCATCCTCATGGGCTGCGCCATCTTGCCTCACCTGCGCAGCTTGGTTGAGATCATTGAGCATG GTCTGGTGGATGAGCAGCAGAAAGTGAGGACCATCAGCGCCCTGGCCATTGCTGCGTTGGCTGAAGCAGCTACACCCTATGGTATCGAATCCTTTGACTCGGTGCTCAAGCCTCTTTGGAAGGGTATCAGACAGCACAGAGGAAAG GGTTTGGCTGCCTTCCTCAAAGCTATTGGCTACCTGATCCCCTTGATGGACGCTGAGTATGCCAACTACTACACCCGAGAGGTGATGCTAATCCTCATCAGAGAGTTCCAGTCCCCTGATGAGGAGATGAAAAAGATTGTGCTAAAG GTggtgaagcagtgctgcggcaCTGATGGTGTGGAGGCCAACTACATCAAGACTGAGATCTTGCCCCCCTTCTTCAAGCACTTCTGGCAACACAGGATGGCTTTGGACAGACGCAACTATAGACAG TTGGTGGACACCACAGTCGAGCTGGCCAATAAGGTGGGAGCCGCAGAAATCATTTCCCGCATCGTTGATGACCTGAAAGACGAGGCAGAGCAGTACCGTAAAATGGTGATGGAGACCATCGAGAAGATTATGGGTAATCTTGGCGCCGCTGACATCGACCACAAGCTGGAGGAGCAGTTGATTGACGGCATCCTGTACGCTTTCCAGGAGCAGACCACAGAG GATTCCGTGATGCTGAACGGCTTTGGCACGGTGGTGAACGCCCTCGGAAAACGCGTCAAGCCGTACCTGCCTCAGATCTGCGGTACTGTGCTGTGGCGTCTCAACAACAAGTCGGCCAAAGTGCGTCAGCAGGCCGCTGACCTCATTTCGCGTACTGCCGTGGTCATGAAGACGTGCCAGGAG GAGAAGCTGATGGGTCACTTAGGTGTGGTGCTGTACGAATACCTAGGAGAAGAATACCCTGAAGTGCTGGGCAGCATCCTGGGAGCACTGAAGGCCATTGTAAATGTTATTG GTATGCACAAGATGACGCCCCCCATCAAAGACCTGCTCCCTCGTTTAACTCCCATCTTGAAGAACAGACATGAGAAAGTGCAAGAGAATTGCATCGACCTGGTGGGCAGGATAGCCGACAG GGGTGCTGAGTATGTGTCAGCCAGAGAGTGGATGAGGATTTGTTTTGAGTTGCTGGAGCTGCTCAAGGCTCACAAAAAGGCCATCCGCAGAGCCACTGTCAACACATTTGGCTACATCGCAAAGGCTATTGG CCCACACGACGTCTTGGCCACTTTGCTCAACAACTTGAAAGTGCAGGAGCGTCAGAACCGCGTCTGCACCACGGTGGCCATCGCCATCGTGGCCGAAACGTGTTCGCCCTTCACCGTCCTGCCAGCACTTATGAACGAGTACCGCGTGCCCGAGCTCAACGTGCAGAACGGCGTGCTCAAGTCGCTGTCCTTCCTCTTCGAGTACATTGGCGAGATGGGCAAGGACTACATCTATGCCGTCACGCCTCTCCTGGAGGATGCGCTTATGGACAG AGATCTGGTCCACAGGCAAACTGCCAGCGCCGTGGTCCAGCACATGTCCCTGGGCGTTTACGGTTTTGGTTGCGAGGACTCCCTCAACCACTTGCTCAACTACGTGTGGCCCAACGTGTTCGAGACGTCGCCTCACGTCATCCAAGCTGTCATGGGCGCCCTGGAAGGCTTGAGGGTCGCCATCGGGCCCTGCCGCATGCTGCAGTACTGCTTACAG GGTCTGTTCCACCCAGCACGGAAGGTGCGTGACGTCTACTGGAAGATTTACAACTCCATCTACATCGGCTCCCAGGATGCGCTCATCGCCCACTTCCCTCAAGTGGACAACGATGAGAAGAACATGTACATCCGCTACGAGCTGGAATATGTCTTGTAA